The stretch of DNA GGCGATGAAAAAGAAATTGAGATGCGTGATACGGAGGATGACGAAGACCTGCAGCAAGCTGAGTCTTTCGCGATTGCTCCTGAACCACAAAACTCAGAAGCTGAAGAAGTAGTGACGAAAGAATAAATTTTATTAATAATATAAATGTTTTGCCTCTGTTCAATTGCCTCCGTTTTTAATAATTTTAAGCGGAGGCCGCTAGAACGAGTTAAATTCGCACCAAATTGCTTCATATGGGCAATATGGGCATAGCCCGGAGATCAAAAGGGAGGTAGGCCCCTTGATAGATGTAAATAATTTTGAGTATATGAAAATCGGTCTTGCTTCACCAGATAAAATTCGTTCTTGGTCACATGGTGAGGTAAAAAAACCAGAAACGATTAACTATCGTACATTAAAACCAGAAAAAGATGGTTTGTTTTGTGAGCGTATTTTTGGACCTACAAAGGACTGGGAATGCCATTGCGGAAAATACAAGCGTGTACGCTATAAAGGTGTAGTCTGTGATCGATGCGGTGTTGAAGTTACACGTGCAAAGGTCCGTCGTGAAAGAATGGGGCATATTGAACTTGCAGCTCCAGTTTCACACATTTGGTATTTTAAAGGAATTCCAAGCAGAATGGGACTTGTTCTTGACATGTCTCCTCGTGCGCTTGAAGAAGTGATTTATTTTGCTTCTTACGTAGTAACGGAGTCGGGCGATACAGCTCTTGAGAAAAAACAGCTGTTATCAGAAAAGGAATACCGTGCGTACCGTGAAAAATATGGTAATAAGTTTCAAGCTTCAATGGGTGCAGAGTCCATTAAAAAGCTTCTTTCAGATATTGATTTGAATAAAGAAGTTGATATTTTGAAAGAAGAATTAAAAACTGCACAAGGACAGCGTAGAACACGCGCAATTAAGCGTCTTGAAGTATTAGAAGCATTCCGTGGATCAGGCAATGAGCCATCATGGATGATCCTTGATGTTCTTCCTGTTATACCGCCAGAGCTTCGTCCGATGGTTCAACTTGATGGTGGCCGTTTTGCTACATCTGATTTGAACGATTTATACCGTCGTGTCATTAACCGAAATAACCGTTTAAAACGATTATTGGATCTTGGTGCGCCTAGTATTATTGTTCAAAACGAAAAACGGATGCTTCAAGAAGCAGTCGATGCACTGATCGATAATGGTCGTCGTGGCCGTCCAGTAACAGGTCCAGGAAATCGTCCGTTAAAATCGCTTTCCCATATGCTAAAAGGAAAGCAAGGCCGCTTCCGTCAAAACCTATTAGGGAAACGTGTAGACTATTCAGGTCGTTCGGTTATTGTTGTTGGACCGAATTTGAAAATGTATCAATGTGGTCTTCCGAAAGAAATGGCCTTAGAGCTATTTAAGCCATTCGTCATGAAAGAGTTAGTAGAAAAAGGCTTATCACATAATATTAAATCAGCAAAACGTAAAATTGAAAGAGTTCAGCCTGAAGTTTGGGATGTTTTAGAAAGTGTCATTAAAGAGCATCCAGTTCTTCTTAACCGTGCTCCAACTCTTCATAGATTGGGAATTCAAGCATTCGAACCAACATTGGTTGAGGGTCGTGCGATTCGTCTTCACCCGCTCGTATGTACAGCTTACAACGCTGACTTTGATGGTGACCAAATGGCTGTTCACGTTCCTCTTTCATCTGAGGCTCAAGCTGAAGCACGTCTATTAATGCTTGCAGCTCAAAATATCTTGAACCCGAAAGATGGAAAACCGGTTGTTACTCCTTCTCAGGATATGGTATTAGGTAACTACTATCTGACACTGGAAAGAGATGGCGCTGTTGGGGAAGGTATGATCTTTAAGGATATCAATGAAGCGCTTCTAGCTTATCAAAATGGATATGTTCATTTGCATACGCGTGTAGCTGTTCATGCTGGCTCCTTAAAGAATCCGCAATTTACACCAGAACAAAATCAAAAGCTATTGATTACAACAGTAGGAAAGCTTATTTTTAATGAGATTTTACCAGCGTCATTCCCGTATATTAATGAACCTACAAGACAAAATCTTGAGGTGGAAACTCCAGCTAAGTATTTTGTGGAAAAAGGTCAAGAAGTACTTTCTATTATTCGAGAAATGCCGCTTGTGGATCCATTTAAGAAGAAGATCCTTGGAAATATCATTGCAGAAGTATTCAAACGTTACAAGATTACAGAAACGTCTAAAATGCTTGATCGCATGAAAGATTTAGGTTTCAAACACTCTACAAAAGCTGGTATTACGGTCGGGGTTTCCGATATCGTTGTCCTAGGAGAGAAGAAACAAATCATTCATGAAGCTCAAGTTAAAGTTGACAATGTTATGAAGCAATTCAGACGTGGTCTTATTACTGAAGACGAGCGCTATGATCGTGTAATTTCGATTTGGAGTGCTGCAAAGGATTCAATCCAAGAAAAACTAATGAAGTCCCTTGAAAAATCGAACCCAATCTTTATGATGAGTGACTCTGGTGCCCGTGGTAACGCATCTAACTTTACTCAATTAGCGGGTATGCGTGGTCTGATGGCCAACCCAGCTGGACGTATTATTGAGTTGCCAATTAAATCAAGTTTCCGTGAAGGTTTAACGGTATTAGAATACTTTATTTCTACTCACGGTGCTCGTAAAGGTCTTGCCGATACAGCATTAAAAACAGCTGACTCTGGTTACTTAACTCGTCGTTTAGTAGATGTAGCACAAGATGTCATCGTTCGTGAAGATGATTGCGGAACAGATCGTGGTTTATTAATTAGTGCTTTAAAAGATGGCACTGAGATTATTGAGACACTTGAAGAGCGTCTAATCGGCAGATATGCCAGAAAAGCAATAAGACATCCAGAAACAAAAGAAGTGATTATTCCTGAAAATGGTCTAATTACTGAAGATCTTGCTGAGGAAGTTACAAATGCAAACGTTCAAGAGGTTTGGATTCGCTCTGCCTTTACATGTAATACACGTCATGGTGTGTGTAAGAAGTGTTATGGCCGTAATTTAGCAACTGGTCAAGAGGTTGAAGTAGGTGAAGCAGTTGGTATTATCGCTGCACAATCTATCGGTGAGCCGGGAACTCAGTTAACGATGCGTACATTCCATACAGGTGGAGTTGCTGGAGATGATATTACACAAGGTTTACCGCGTATTCAGGAATTGTTTGAAGCACGGAATCCTAAAGGTCTGGCAATTATCACTGAAATTGATGGTGTCGTAGTTGGAATTAATGAAGGCCGCGACCGTCAACACGAAATAATTGTTCAAGGGGAAGTGGAGTCCCGCACATATACAGCTCCATACACGGCTCGTCTAAAAGTGTCAATTAATGACACTGTAGAGTGTGGACAGGAACTAACAGAGGGCTCAATTGATCCGAAAGAATTAATTAGAGTGAAGGACGTTACAGCTGTTCAAGAGTATTTACTGCGTGAAGTTCAAAAAGTATACCGTATGCAAGGGGTAGAAATCGGCGATAAGCATATCGAAGTAATGGTACGTCAAATGCTTCGTAAAGTTCGTGTCATCGATGCTGCTGAAACAGATGTCCTTCCAGGTACACTGCTTGACATTCATCAATTTACAGATGCAAATGAAAAAGCACTTCTATCAGGTAAATTGCCAGCGACAGGTCGTCCAGTGTTGCTTGGAATTACGAAAGCATCTCTTGAAACAGATTCATTCCTATCTGCGGCATCCTTCCAAGAAACAACAAGAGTTCTTACGGATGCAGCCATTAAAGGAAAACGTGATGAATTATTAGGATTAAAGGAAAATGTTATCATTGGAAAACTTGTTCCAGCTGGAACGGGAATGCAGCGCTATCGTCGAGCTGAGCCTTACACAAATGAAGAGGTTATCGAGGACGCCGTAACAATAGAATAATAATGAATTTGCAATGCTTGCTGGAAAACTAGCAAGCATTGCATTTCCAAAAAAAACTATTAATTTTTTTCTAATAAAGCAAGAATGATTATTGACATAAAAAAATGAAGATGTTAATATAGCAAAGGTGCTCCTATTAACTCGATACTTTGGAGGATGTCCTTTAATGTCTTATGAAAAAGTATTGCAGGCAAAGGAAATTATAATAGGAACAAAGCAAACGATAAAAGCACTGAAGTCCAGAACAGCTAAAGAGGTTGTAGTAGCCAAAGACGCAGATCAAAAAGTGATTGCGAAAGTGATAAATACAGCATCTGAAGTAAACGTTCCGGTTTTGTATGTAGATTCAATGAAAAAGCTTGGAAACGCATGCGGAATTGAAGTTGGTGCGGCAACGGTTGCGATAATTAATTAAAAACTGTTTTTGTAGATAAGGTCTGCAAAGACTTTGTTTTTTGCATCAAAATGAACCACCTGGATGTGTGGGCTTAAACAAAAGTGAAGGGAGGACAATTCAATGCCAACTATTAACCAATTAGTGCGCAAGCCTCGTCAAACTAAAGAGGAAAAGTCAAAATCACCAGCACTAAACAAAGGATATAACAGCTTCAAAAAAGCACAAACAAATGTTTCTTCACCACAAAAACGCGGTGTTTGTACTCGTGTTGGTACAATGACACCGAAGAAACCGAACTCAGCGTTACGTAAATATGCGCGTGTACGTTTATCAAACGGAATCGAGGTAAATGCTTACATTCCGGGTATCGGACACAACCTGCAAGAGCACAGCGTAGTTCTAATTCGTGGCGGACGTGTAAAAGACTTACCAGGGGTACGTTATCACATCGTTCGTGGAGCATTAGATACAGCGGGTGTTGCTAACCGTATGCAAGGTCGTTCTAAATACGGTGCGAAGAGACCAAAAGCACCTAAGAAATAATATTAAACATTAGTAAGAATTTCTGAAAGGAGGAAATAATATGCCACGTAAAGGTCCTGTAGCAAAAAGAGACGTATTGCCGGATCCGATTTACAACTCAAAGCTTGTTAGCCGCCTAATCAACAAAATGATGATCGACGGTAAAAGAGGTAAGTCACAAGCTATTCTATATTCTGCATTTGACATCATCAGTGAGCGTACTGGTAAAGAGCCGATGGAAGTTTTCGATCAAGCGCTTAAGAACATCATGCCAGTACTTGAAGTAAAAGCTCGCCGTGTTGGTGGATCAAACTATCAAGTACCAGTTGAGGTGCGTCCTGATCGCCGTACAACTCTTGGTCTTCGTTGGTTAGTAAACTATTCTCGTCTACGCGGAGAAAAGACGATGGAAGAGCGTTTAGCTAACGAAATTCTTGATGCAGCTAACAACACTGGTGCATCAGTTAAGAAACGTGAAGATACACACAAAATGGCAGAAGCAAATAAAGCATTTGCTCACTACCGTTGGTAGAATTTATACCCTATATAAAATAATACTCAAACTAGGAAGGAGAAAGACCCAATGGCAAGAGAGTTCTCCTTAGATCATACTCGTAATATCGGTATCATGGCTCATATTGATGCCGGTAAAACAACAACAACTGAGCGTATTCTTTATTACACTGGTAAGATTCATAAAATCGGTGAAACTCATGAAGGTGCTTCTCAGATGGACTGGATGGAGCAAGAACAAGAGCGTGGTATTACGATTACATCTGCAGCAACAACTGCACAATGGAAAGGTAACCGCGTAAACATCATTGATACACCAGGACACGTGGAT from Cytobacillus dafuensis encodes:
- the rpoC gene encoding DNA-directed RNA polymerase subunit beta'; the encoded protein is MIDVNNFEYMKIGLASPDKIRSWSHGEVKKPETINYRTLKPEKDGLFCERIFGPTKDWECHCGKYKRVRYKGVVCDRCGVEVTRAKVRRERMGHIELAAPVSHIWYFKGIPSRMGLVLDMSPRALEEVIYFASYVVTESGDTALEKKQLLSEKEYRAYREKYGNKFQASMGAESIKKLLSDIDLNKEVDILKEELKTAQGQRRTRAIKRLEVLEAFRGSGNEPSWMILDVLPVIPPELRPMVQLDGGRFATSDLNDLYRRVINRNNRLKRLLDLGAPSIIVQNEKRMLQEAVDALIDNGRRGRPVTGPGNRPLKSLSHMLKGKQGRFRQNLLGKRVDYSGRSVIVVGPNLKMYQCGLPKEMALELFKPFVMKELVEKGLSHNIKSAKRKIERVQPEVWDVLESVIKEHPVLLNRAPTLHRLGIQAFEPTLVEGRAIRLHPLVCTAYNADFDGDQMAVHVPLSSEAQAEARLLMLAAQNILNPKDGKPVVTPSQDMVLGNYYLTLERDGAVGEGMIFKDINEALLAYQNGYVHLHTRVAVHAGSLKNPQFTPEQNQKLLITTVGKLIFNEILPASFPYINEPTRQNLEVETPAKYFVEKGQEVLSIIREMPLVDPFKKKILGNIIAEVFKRYKITETSKMLDRMKDLGFKHSTKAGITVGVSDIVVLGEKKQIIHEAQVKVDNVMKQFRRGLITEDERYDRVISIWSAAKDSIQEKLMKSLEKSNPIFMMSDSGARGNASNFTQLAGMRGLMANPAGRIIELPIKSSFREGLTVLEYFISTHGARKGLADTALKTADSGYLTRRLVDVAQDVIVREDDCGTDRGLLISALKDGTEIIETLEERLIGRYARKAIRHPETKEVIIPENGLITEDLAEEVTNANVQEVWIRSAFTCNTRHGVCKKCYGRNLATGQEVEVGEAVGIIAAQSIGEPGTQLTMRTFHTGGVAGDDITQGLPRIQELFEARNPKGLAIITEIDGVVVGINEGRDRQHEIIVQGEVESRTYTAPYTARLKVSINDTVECGQELTEGSIDPKELIRVKDVTAVQEYLLREVQKVYRMQGVEIGDKHIEVMVRQMLRKVRVIDAAETDVLPGTLLDIHQFTDANEKALLSGKLPATGRPVLLGITKASLETDSFLSAASFQETTRVLTDAAIKGKRDELLGLKENVIIGKLVPAGTGMQRYRRAEPYTNEEVIEDAVTIE
- a CDS encoding 50S ribosomal protein L7ae-like protein; translation: MSYEKVLQAKEIIIGTKQTIKALKSRTAKEVVVAKDADQKVIAKVINTASEVNVPVLYVDSMKKLGNACGIEVGAATVAIIN
- the rpsL gene encoding 30S ribosomal protein S12, with protein sequence MPTINQLVRKPRQTKEEKSKSPALNKGYNSFKKAQTNVSSPQKRGVCTRVGTMTPKKPNSALRKYARVRLSNGIEVNAYIPGIGHNLQEHSVVLIRGGRVKDLPGVRYHIVRGALDTAGVANRMQGRSKYGAKRPKAPKK
- the rpsG gene encoding 30S ribosomal protein S7, whose protein sequence is MPRKGPVAKRDVLPDPIYNSKLVSRLINKMMIDGKRGKSQAILYSAFDIISERTGKEPMEVFDQALKNIMPVLEVKARRVGGSNYQVPVEVRPDRRTTLGLRWLVNYSRLRGEKTMEERLANEILDAANNTGASVKKREDTHKMAEANKAFAHYRW